The Verrucomicrobiota bacterium genome includes a region encoding these proteins:
- a CDS encoding arylsulfatase codes for MKTQIFCLLLLLGFPVCTFAADSRPIRQASDFAQELRRDTQDKPNIILVLTDDQDFYDLGFHGNPEVDTPNIDKFASDSLEMGRFYVSPLCSPTRASIMTGRSHQRTGILHTSRGATRLADDETTIAEILSTAGYRTGVFGKWHLGDNYPSRPQDQGFEETFYHKSGGIGQPPDEDGSYWKPVVYHNGEREVHDRYCTDLFFDKAIEYIQREDHRPYFVYLPTNVPHGPNDVDQEYYQPFMDKGVNEQTARIYGMVKNLDENFGRLMEELERSGDKENTLVIFMSDNGGVKRVGFQGDFRGHKGDIYDGGIRAPFFVRWPTGISSKQKLNTIAAHYDLLPTFAALAGAILPKGLELDGRNILPLWTKGTVGELKERTIVIQFVKSIEQALYKCASIINQDYKLVLNPESAFDSSFVANRDAIELALYDIANDPGESKDIAVKHPKVVEKLLSDYEAWYSSVNASRNMQPGRIHIDPTKEDPVHLSRYQEGYHWHHDSLPEGWMLNVIKEGIYRLHITDSNKYPFTLTDFWKEHPEATVSVLWKHNKRHIPIEPGAAYIDIHLDSGIGRLDVYFNMIVDRKVVKNWNGDITIEYLPYEIP; via the coding sequence ATGAAAACGCAGATTTTTTGTCTATTGCTACTACTTGGTTTCCCAGTCTGCACTTTTGCAGCAGACTCGCGTCCCATTCGACAGGCTTCCGACTTCGCTCAAGAGCTTCGACGGGACACGCAGGACAAGCCTAATATCATTCTGGTCCTCACCGACGACCAGGATTTCTATGATCTGGGATTCCACGGAAATCCGGAAGTCGATACGCCCAATATCGACAAATTTGCAAGCGACTCCCTGGAGATGGGACGTTTTTATGTCAGCCCACTTTGCTCGCCTACCCGTGCTAGCATTATGACAGGTCGTTCGCACCAAAGAACAGGTATTCTGCATACTTCACGCGGTGCCACACGTCTGGCCGACGATGAAACTACCATCGCCGAAATATTAAGTACAGCTGGCTACCGCACGGGTGTATTCGGAAAATGGCACCTGGGTGACAACTATCCAAGCCGCCCACAGGATCAGGGTTTTGAGGAAACGTTTTACCACAAGTCGGGAGGGATAGGTCAACCACCCGACGAGGACGGTAGTTATTGGAAACCGGTCGTTTACCACAATGGCGAACGCGAGGTGCATGACCGTTATTGCACAGATCTGTTTTTTGACAAAGCGATCGAATACATTCAACGAGAGGACCACCGCCCTTATTTTGTCTATCTGCCGACCAACGTGCCTCACGGCCCGAACGATGTGGATCAGGAATACTACCAACCCTTTATGGACAAGGGCGTAAACGAACAGACGGCACGTATTTATGGCATGGTGAAAAATCTTGATGAAAACTTCGGGCGATTGATGGAAGAACTGGAACGATCGGGCGATAAAGAAAACACCCTGGTCATCTTCATGTCCGACAATGGCGGAGTGAAGCGTGTCGGTTTCCAGGGAGATTTCCGAGGACACAAAGGGGACATTTACGATGGTGGAATTCGGGCTCCATTCTTTGTGCGCTGGCCAACGGGAATTTCGTCCAAACAAAAGCTGAATACCATCGCTGCTCATTATGATCTATTACCGACTTTCGCCGCCTTAGCCGGAGCAATACTCCCAAAGGGCCTGGAGCTGGACGGAAGAAACATATTACCGCTTTGGACAAAAGGGACGGTCGGAGAGTTAAAGGAACGCACTATTGTCATTCAATTTGTGAAGTCCATTGAGCAGGCATTGTATAAATGCGCATCGATCATCAACCAGGACTACAAATTGGTACTCAATCCCGAGTCGGCCTTTGATAGTAGCTTCGTAGCGAACCGAGATGCAATTGAGCTAGCACTTTACGACATCGCAAATGATCCGGGTGAATCAAAAGACATAGCTGTGAAACACCCGAAGGTCGTAGAAAAGCTGCTAAGTGATTATGAAGCTTGGTATTCTTCGGTCAATGCATCGCGCAACATGCAACCGGGACGTATCCACATCGACCCGACAAAAGAGGATCCGGTTCACCTATCGCGTTATCAGGAAGGCTATCATTGGCATCACGATAGTTTACCTGAAGGATGGATGCTGAATGTAATTAAAGAAGGAATCTACCGCCTTCATATTACCGATAGTAACAAGTATCCCTTTACCCTTACCGATTTCTGGAAGGAACATCCAGAAGCCACTGTATCTGTGCTATGGAAACATAACAAACGACATATCCCCATTGAACCCGGAGCTGCCTATATAGACATACATCTTGATTCAGGCATCGGACGATTGGATGTCTACTTCAACATGATAGTAGACAGAAAAGTCGTAAAAAACTGGAACGGCGACATCACCATCGAATACCTACCTTATGAAATTCCTTAA
- a CDS encoding sulfatase-like hydrolase/transferase, translated as MKSILPLLLFVFAFCFQSHSQDKPNFIIIMVDDMGYAGLSSYGNPHYKTPQIDRLAEEGMKFTDFHSSCPVCSPTRAGLLTGRYQQRTGVEAIVHPYSQHPVHYQGLQREEITFAEALQDAGYATGIIGKWHLGYANEQPKYHPQNHGFDEFIGYHGGNDDFINHIGDHFEHDWWHGKKEVHEEGYVTHLINKYSLDFVERHKDEPFCLYVSHEAMHSPYQGPGDVPQRLHTNDAMIRYPDVGLVQEMSDALDEGVGQLREKLIELNLDKNTLVFFFSDNGGTSRNYSNFPDLRGTKGALWEGGHRVPAFAWWPGSVKAGTETDQLGISIDLMPTMLNLAKATLPQDHLLDGVDISPVFLSESSLPHRPLFWSYIGNGGNRQEAMRDGNWKLVVDHPNAKPGTFENETLYLFDLEKDLGEQNNLAVRFPDRTADMLRQVKVWYRDVTRDATPQPGGWLARNNQVFDERVFNGKDLSGWSSKNPENWSVEEGSIVAGSRSEVPESQYLWSDVEVEDFYLSIDVKQTAFNGNGGVVFRANDDTSYQADLGVSPVEGILWGKLYQSGGPGMIDMNDRGDDIVRAERWNHLEVMAVDDRIWIALNGRICSAVKNLAGPRSGKLGFQLSHGNHKIYYKINQLVHNPEVQLAGYFENELNALLKTPNQL; from the coding sequence ATGAAGTCCATCTTACCCCTATTGCTTTTTGTATTCGCTTTTTGTTTTCAATCTCATTCCCAGGACAAGCCAAACTTCATTATCATCATGGTCGATGATATGGGTTATGCCGGACTCAGTTCTTACGGAAATCCTCACTACAAAACACCTCAGATTGATCGATTGGCGGAAGAGGGAATGAAGTTTACTGATTTCCATTCCAGCTGCCCCGTTTGTTCACCAACGCGTGCTGGTTTGTTGACCGGTCGGTACCAGCAACGAACCGGTGTTGAGGCCATTGTTCATCCTTATAGCCAACACCCGGTACATTACCAGGGGTTGCAACGGGAGGAGATCACCTTTGCCGAAGCTTTGCAGGATGCGGGGTATGCAACTGGGATAATCGGAAAGTGGCATTTGGGGTACGCAAATGAACAGCCCAAGTATCATCCGCAGAACCATGGCTTTGATGAGTTTATTGGCTACCATGGCGGAAATGATGATTTCATTAACCACATAGGGGATCACTTTGAACACGACTGGTGGCACGGTAAAAAGGAGGTACATGAAGAAGGTTACGTGACTCATTTGATCAATAAGTATTCACTCGATTTTGTAGAGCGCCATAAAGACGAACCATTTTGTCTTTATGTCTCTCATGAAGCCATGCATTCCCCTTATCAAGGACCAGGGGATGTCCCTCAAAGACTTCACACAAACGATGCCATGATTCGTTATCCGGATGTGGGCTTGGTTCAGGAAATGAGTGATGCTCTTGACGAGGGGGTCGGGCAATTGCGTGAGAAATTGATCGAATTAAATCTGGATAAAAACACGTTGGTTTTTTTCTTTTCAGATAACGGTGGGACATCCAGGAACTATTCCAATTTTCCTGACTTGCGCGGAACCAAAGGAGCGCTTTGGGAAGGTGGACATCGTGTCCCGGCCTTCGCCTGGTGGCCAGGTAGCGTTAAGGCGGGTACGGAAACAGATCAATTGGGAATTAGTATTGATCTAATGCCGACCATGTTGAATTTGGCCAAAGCAACTTTGCCTCAAGACCATCTACTGGACGGGGTAGATATTTCACCTGTGTTTTTATCTGAGTCATCTCTGCCTCATCGACCCCTTTTCTGGTCCTATATCGGCAACGGCGGGAACCGCCAGGAAGCCATGCGCGATGGAAATTGGAAACTTGTGGTGGATCATCCAAACGCCAAACCGGGAACGTTCGAAAACGAGACACTGTATCTCTTCGATCTTGAGAAAGACTTGGGTGAACAAAACAATCTGGCGGTTAGATTTCCAGACCGAACAGCTGATATGCTACGTCAGGTCAAGGTATGGTATCGGGACGTGACGCGTGATGCGACTCCTCAGCCTGGAGGTTGGCTGGCACGTAATAACCAGGTGTTTGATGAACGAGTATTCAATGGAAAGGACCTTAGCGGTTGGAGTTCCAAGAATCCCGAAAATTGGTCGGTAGAGGAGGGCTCTATTGTTGCCGGATCGAGATCCGAGGTCCCGGAAAGTCAGTATTTGTGGTCCGATGTCGAGGTGGAGGACTTCTACCTATCGATTGATGTTAAACAGACTGCGTTCAATGGGAATGGTGGTGTCGTATTTCGAGCGAACGACGATACCAGTTACCAGGCCGACTTGGGGGTGTCTCCTGTTGAAGGTATTCTTTGGGGCAAACTCTACCAGTCGGGTGGTCCTGGAATGATCGATATGAATGATCGGGGAGATGACATCGTCCGAGCCGAGCGATGGAATCATCTGGAAGTGATGGCCGTCGATGACCGTATCTGGATAGCACTCAACGGAAGGATCTGCTCTGCCGTTAAGAATCTTGCCGGACCACGATCCGGGAAACTGGGTTTCCAGTTGAGTCACGGGAATCACAAGATTTACTACAAGATCAATCAACTGGTTCATAATCCCGAAGTGCAGTTGGCTGGATATTTTGAAAACGAACTCAACGCCTTGTTGAAAACGCCTAACCAACTGTAG
- a CDS encoding pyrroloquinoline quinone-dependent dehydrogenase: protein MNLKTNLRLAIRKRNKNSPISTPKVYLFLIIFLIGCSEGQKEEPSDYSTWSAYAGSADAAQYSSIDQINTSNVGRLELAWSFSTEDNNLYFFAPLVVENRAYVLAKNNSIVAIDASNGKEVWTHTLEPGTVAITNRGINYWESKDRSDRRLFFASDHFLRALDAETGTTINSFGKDGSVNLKEGLGRDPDSFTIVQSRSPGRVFEDLLILGSATNEGYGSAPGDVRAYDVRTGKLVWSFHTIPHPGEFGHETWPEDAWKTVGGANVWTEFTLDVQRKIVYLPVASAKYNFYGADRAGTNLYSNCLVALDARTGERIWHFQFIHHDIWDYDPATAPKLLTVEHQGEMIDVVAQATKQGFVYVFDRVSGIPLWPIEERKVPIGTEMPRETLWPTQPFPTVPPPFARQTFTVDDLNPYIETEERAKFFDYVQGARNEGLFTPPGRGDTIQMPGNNGGANWGGGAVDPKAGMLYVVSKDHPAILKLEPDRAQTIPPPENPELRGSYLYDVHCHNCHTTSAQENAMAVSSLVGVTDKLNDQQILNIIKQGQGPMPGNPSISESDMQLLVDYLKHPTPILKLLGNETVQLENNARFVSGFGLVRASNGLSLIGPPWTTITAYDLNEGTIKWQIPLGEVPELAAKGIRNTGSVYQKVGPVVTAGGLLFAGSKDKKVRAFDSKTGELLWEREVSNGVEGIPAVYQVGGRQYILFCASSQSGLSRDSEVIIKGEYIAFALPEN from the coding sequence TTGAATTTAAAAACTAACCTTCGACTCGCCATTCGTAAACGAAACAAGAACTCCCCGATCTCAACACCCAAGGTCTACTTATTCCTCATAATTTTCTTAATTGGCTGTAGTGAAGGTCAAAAAGAAGAACCTTCCGATTACTCAACCTGGAGTGCTTATGCTGGGAGTGCAGATGCAGCCCAGTACTCGAGTATCGATCAGATCAATACCTCCAATGTAGGCCGTCTCGAACTCGCCTGGTCTTTCTCAACGGAAGATAACAATTTGTATTTTTTCGCTCCACTGGTCGTGGAAAACCGCGCCTACGTTCTGGCCAAGAACAACTCGATCGTAGCCATTGACGCAAGCAACGGAAAAGAAGTTTGGACCCACACGCTGGAACCCGGAACCGTTGCGATCACCAACCGCGGAATTAATTATTGGGAGAGCAAGGATAGGTCCGATAGGCGACTGTTCTTTGCAAGCGACCACTTTCTGCGGGCCCTCGATGCTGAAACCGGAACAACAATTAATAGCTTCGGCAAGGACGGTAGTGTCAACCTGAAGGAAGGTTTGGGGCGAGATCCGGATTCGTTTACCATCGTGCAATCCCGTTCGCCCGGTCGAGTCTTCGAAGATTTGTTGATTCTTGGTTCGGCAACGAATGAAGGCTATGGGTCTGCTCCTGGAGACGTTCGCGCGTACGATGTCCGCACCGGAAAGCTCGTTTGGTCCTTCCATACCATACCTCATCCGGGAGAGTTCGGTCACGAAACCTGGCCAGAGGATGCCTGGAAAACAGTTGGCGGCGCCAATGTCTGGACCGAGTTCACCTTGGATGTGCAGCGGAAAATCGTTTACCTGCCGGTTGCCAGTGCGAAATACAATTTCTACGGCGCGGACCGGGCAGGGACCAACCTCTACAGTAACTGCCTGGTTGCCCTGGACGCGCGAACCGGCGAACGCATTTGGCACTTTCAGTTTATCCACCACGACATCTGGGATTATGACCCCGCCACTGCCCCAAAGCTTCTGACGGTAGAACACCAAGGCGAGATGATAGACGTTGTGGCTCAGGCGACCAAACAGGGTTTTGTTTATGTCTTTGATCGAGTAAGCGGAATTCCGCTGTGGCCAATTGAGGAACGAAAGGTTCCAATAGGTACTGAAATGCCTCGAGAAACGCTGTGGCCGACACAGCCATTTCCAACGGTTCCTCCACCTTTCGCACGTCAGACATTTACCGTGGATGACTTGAATCCCTATATTGAAACGGAGGAACGGGCCAAGTTCTTCGACTACGTTCAAGGTGCCCGCAACGAAGGCTTGTTTACTCCTCCTGGCCGAGGTGACACTATTCAAATGCCGGGCAACAACGGCGGAGCAAACTGGGGCGGCGGCGCGGTCGATCCGAAAGCGGGCATGCTCTATGTCGTTTCAAAAGATCACCCGGCCATTCTGAAACTCGAACCGGATCGAGCTCAAACGATACCACCGCCCGAAAACCCTGAACTGCGTGGCTCCTATCTTTATGATGTCCATTGCCACAACTGCCACACTACATCGGCTCAAGAAAATGCCATGGCGGTTTCGTCTCTGGTTGGAGTCACCGACAAACTCAACGATCAGCAAATTCTCAATATCATAAAACAGGGACAAGGACCCATGCCCGGCAATCCATCCATTTCGGAGTCTGATATGCAGTTGCTTGTGGATTATTTGAAACATCCGACCCCCATTTTAAAGTTGTTGGGTAACGAAACGGTACAACTGGAAAACAACGCGCGATTTGTCAGTGGCTTTGGACTTGTCCGGGCGAGCAATGGACTTTCACTCATCGGACCTCCATGGACCACAATCACTGCCTATGATTTGAACGAGGGAACTATTAAATGGCAGATCCCTCTGGGCGAAGTTCCGGAACTCGCGGCAAAAGGCATCAGAAATACCGGATCCGTTTACCAAAAAGTCGGACCTGTCGTAACCGCCGGCGGTCTGCTCTTCGCCGGATCAAAAGACAAAAAAGTGAGAGCGTTCGATTCAAAAACCGGTGAGCTTCTTTGGGAGAGAGAAGTCTCCAATGGAGTTGAAGGAATACCCGCGGTCTATCAAGTGGGCGGTCGTCAATACATTCTCTTTTGCGCTTCCTCCCAATCGGGCCTGTCCCGCGACTCCGAAGTCATCATTAAAGGCGAGTATATCGCCTTCGCCCTTCCGGAAAATTGA
- a CDS encoding PKD domain-containing protein, with protein sequence MKTSLILLFSIFFTQLALALERPGVEFQIFQFPADAIPRIDGNTDDWDMVPESYSIGSDQLRDVRVNPGAKVDPDSLDVKVKVGWVKGMNQLYFLYEGWDNYWDFALANRHNDIFELVVDADLSGGPFISRMHPNQDLTPMEAHLSFHGVHAQNHHINTPHEGQDWDFVWGSQPWIGKLPYANAAYSYDFKPGESGKLTLEFWITPFDHAPPDPARAIVSQLIENEIIGMSWAVLDYDDVDNPDSRAYTGFYSLSHEFDMIGNGDHMVAFRLMPLEERFRDPLEASWEFKVLDMKRRLIAFQDTSYGDITNWHWDFGDGNESTEQHPIHSYSEAGEYVITLTIEGPAGKDNHTRVRAVAVK encoded by the coding sequence GTGAAAACTTCTCTTATCTTACTCTTCTCTATCTTTTTCACTCAGCTGGCATTGGCCTTGGAACGGCCAGGAGTTGAATTTCAAATTTTTCAGTTTCCTGCTGATGCCATACCGCGCATTGATGGAAATACAGATGACTGGGATATGGTTCCGGAGTCGTATTCCATAGGTTCCGACCAGCTCCGGGATGTGCGAGTAAATCCGGGAGCAAAAGTCGATCCTGACTCACTCGACGTAAAAGTGAAGGTCGGATGGGTGAAAGGAATGAATCAACTCTACTTTCTCTATGAAGGCTGGGATAATTACTGGGATTTCGCGCTGGCAAACCGGCACAACGATATCTTCGAGTTGGTCGTCGATGCCGACCTTTCGGGCGGGCCATTTATTTCGCGCATGCACCCCAATCAAGATCTCACTCCAATGGAGGCACATCTATCTTTCCACGGGGTCCACGCGCAAAATCATCACATCAACACGCCCCATGAAGGGCAGGACTGGGACTTTGTCTGGGGGAGCCAACCGTGGATTGGGAAACTACCTTACGCAAACGCTGCTTATTCCTACGACTTTAAACCCGGAGAGAGCGGAAAGCTAACTTTGGAATTTTGGATCACACCCTTCGACCACGCCCCACCCGATCCGGCCCGCGCTATCGTATCACAACTAATCGAAAACGAAATCATCGGCATGTCCTGGGCGGTTCTCGACTACGACGATGTCGACAATCCGGATAGTCGCGCTTACACTGGGTTCTATAGTCTCTCCCATGAATTTGACATGATCGGTAACGGAGACCATATGGTGGCCTTTCGATTGATGCCGTTGGAGGAGCGATTCCGTGACCCACTGGAAGCGTCTTGGGAATTTAAAGTGCTAGATATGAAACGCCGCTTAATCGCTTTTCAGGACACATCTTATGGAGACATCACCAACTGGCATTGGGACTTTGGAGATGGCAACGAATCCACTGAACAACATCCGATTCACAGTTACTCCGAGGCTGGGGAATATGTTATCACTCTGACAATCGAAGGCCCCGCCGGTAAGGACAACCATACGCGGGTGCGGGCAGTGGCAGTGAAGTGA
- a CDS encoding PepSY-associated TM helix domain-containing protein, with amino-acid sequence MKKTSPTSKGLYQWTRKLHLYIGMFICPFILVYAVSTLYLNHSVRPQTVDQAQAPISIQVDQNAKGPELVKQVLEQLELTGEIAGGGQVRNNETIIRVARPGSVKVVTVNLLEQQATILERSNGLLGAINYLHFNPGLHRVPNWSITKLWGWLADSVVYFTLFLTVSGIYLWILLKAERKMGLFLLGGGVASFVSIVAALIYI; translated from the coding sequence ATGAAGAAAACGTCTCCGACTTCAAAAGGTCTCTATCAGTGGACCCGTAAATTGCATCTCTATATCGGGATGTTTATCTGTCCATTCATTTTGGTTTATGCGGTTAGCACTCTTTATCTGAACCATAGTGTTCGACCGCAAACCGTAGACCAGGCTCAAGCTCCGATTTCGATCCAGGTGGATCAGAATGCAAAAGGTCCAGAGTTGGTGAAACAGGTGTTGGAGCAGTTGGAGCTCACCGGAGAAATCGCCGGCGGTGGTCAGGTTAGGAATAATGAAACCATTATTCGTGTTGCTCGCCCAGGATCCGTCAAAGTGGTCACGGTAAATTTACTGGAGCAACAAGCAACCATACTTGAAAGAAGTAACGGTCTCCTGGGTGCGATAAACTATCTGCATTTCAATCCCGGCTTACATCGGGTGCCCAATTGGAGTATTACAAAATTATGGGGATGGTTGGCAGATTCGGTGGTTTACTTTACGTTGTTCCTCACGGTCAGCGGTATCTACCTTTGGATTCTGTTGAAGGCCGAAAGGAAAATGGGTCTGTTCCTGCTCGGTGGCGGGGTCGCCTCGTTCGTCTCGATAGTGGCTGCCTTAATCTATATCTGA
- a CDS encoding alkaline phosphatase D family protein, whose protein sequence is MKFLKTVLATALTIAGLSCSKSETRDQGLPALTSQVTRTWIGPEYWTNPLMNWQLSDDRLECTHGGWNNELHSLTHQLKDSAGDFEMTVQLGLMDRSVVSDAQEIFAGFKFAALGAVNDYRNNLMHDFSAGHAEELQRIRPVMAGITNRGRLMIESTFSEQVLSDEVLKHSELRMNVSHFGNTVTVQLTVSSEGVEIAQLESELTRESLTGNIALACHPIEVPIRARHDHTDPDHQTFWFSDWDMSGDKVSANLDQTYDPILWTQYTVQNKVLKLMAFLVPMESEARKIVELQVKKKDAWGTVAESEMDPLSLIANFRVENWDTSEEKEYRVSYSWKSAQGYKASSWGGIIRKDPVNQDQISMVGLSCSNSDFFPNQFLEENLLAQDPDLVFFAGDQIYETNGGFGIVVAKTEADLPRASLNYLGKFWSTGLSFRKLMKDRPTVMIPDDHDVYSNDLWGKNGTRMTGDPDVNDMRCFGGYRMHPEWVKMVEHTQMGHHPDPYDPTPVAQGIGVYYTSLDVGGVSFALINDRKFKSAPGDILEAMEPLFQMRGEKNYSKMDTINEEEFDTRALDREDLTLLGKRQLDFLKDWGSSSTKLKAVLSQSPYCQPHHLMVADFDSNGWPQSGRKRALEVIRDANAIMVHGDLHFSTLVQQGIDDWEDAGWSYTLPAVSTAMHRAWRPKVDGQNRQPGAPDYTGRFLDGWKNKITIWAAANPHTFLIEDDFEGDGRPLLDYMRDGGLGYGIVRFKKGEDSVTFESWPIFGQFKGVASHKQHPGFPKTVEMQ, encoded by the coding sequence ATGAAATTCCTTAAAACTGTATTGGCCACTGCACTCACAATTGCAGGGCTTTCCTGTAGCAAATCAGAAACACGTGACCAAGGGTTACCAGCCCTCACATCGCAAGTAACCCGCACCTGGATTGGCCCGGAGTATTGGACGAATCCATTGATGAACTGGCAGCTTTCCGATGATCGCCTGGAGTGCACCCATGGAGGCTGGAACAACGAGCTCCACTCTCTGACGCATCAATTGAAAGACTCAGCTGGCGACTTTGAAATGACTGTCCAACTGGGATTAATGGATCGATCAGTCGTTTCTGATGCTCAGGAAATTTTTGCCGGATTCAAATTCGCAGCTCTTGGCGCTGTAAACGATTACCGGAACAACCTGATGCATGATTTCTCTGCGGGTCACGCTGAAGAACTCCAACGTATTCGTCCTGTCATGGCAGGCATTACGAACCGTGGACGTTTGATGATCGAGTCGACGTTTTCTGAACAGGTTTTGTCGGACGAGGTTTTAAAACATTCAGAGCTAAGAATGAACGTATCGCATTTTGGTAATACAGTAACCGTCCAGCTCACTGTTAGCTCTGAGGGAGTTGAGATCGCTCAACTGGAAAGCGAGTTGACCCGAGAATCCTTAACAGGAAATATCGCCCTCGCCTGTCATCCTATCGAAGTGCCGATTCGCGCACGCCATGACCATACTGACCCCGATCATCAGACCTTTTGGTTTTCTGATTGGGACATGAGTGGTGACAAAGTTTCGGCAAACCTGGATCAAACGTACGACCCGATCCTATGGACCCAATACACGGTCCAGAATAAGGTGCTCAAACTCATGGCCTTCCTCGTACCCATGGAGAGCGAAGCAAGGAAGATAGTTGAACTTCAAGTTAAGAAGAAAGATGCGTGGGGAACAGTAGCGGAAAGCGAAATGGACCCCCTTTCATTGATTGCAAATTTCCGGGTAGAAAATTGGGACACGTCTGAAGAAAAGGAATACAGAGTTAGTTATTCATGGAAATCGGCTCAGGGGTATAAAGCCTCAAGCTGGGGAGGAATCATCAGGAAGGATCCAGTGAACCAGGACCAAATATCCATGGTCGGGCTTTCCTGTTCGAATTCCGATTTTTTTCCCAATCAATTCCTTGAAGAGAACCTGTTAGCTCAAGACCCAGACCTCGTCTTTTTTGCAGGTGACCAGATTTATGAAACGAACGGGGGGTTTGGGATTGTTGTCGCCAAGACAGAGGCAGACCTTCCACGTGCATCATTGAATTATTTAGGGAAGTTTTGGTCGACCGGACTCAGCTTTCGCAAATTGATGAAGGATCGACCGACGGTCATGATACCGGATGATCACGATGTGTACTCCAACGATTTATGGGGCAAGAATGGTACACGCATGACAGGTGATCCCGACGTCAATGACATGCGTTGCTTTGGCGGTTACCGTATGCATCCAGAATGGGTGAAGATGGTGGAACATACACAAATGGGACATCATCCGGATCCCTACGATCCTACCCCTGTTGCGCAGGGAATTGGCGTTTACTACACCAGTCTCGATGTGGGTGGAGTCAGCTTCGCTTTGATCAATGATCGAAAGTTTAAATCCGCTCCAGGTGATATACTCGAAGCAATGGAACCCTTATTCCAAATGCGCGGAGAAAAAAACTATTCAAAAATGGATACGATTAACGAAGAGGAATTCGACACTCGGGCACTCGACCGCGAAGACCTAACCCTACTGGGTAAACGTCAGCTCGACTTCCTCAAAGACTGGGGTTCCAGTTCAACAAAACTCAAAGCTGTATTGTCTCAATCGCCCTACTGCCAACCTCATCATCTGATGGTAGCCGACTTCGATTCCAATGGCTGGCCACAGTCTGGCCGAAAGCGCGCCTTGGAAGTGATTCGCGACGCCAATGCGATCATGGTGCATGGAGACCTGCATTTTTCCACCCTGGTCCAACAAGGAATCGATGACTGGGAAGATGCTGGATGGAGCTATACTCTCCCTGCAGTCTCCACCGCGATGCACCGCGCCTGGAGGCCAAAAGTGGATGGCCAGAACCGTCAACCCGGCGCGCCCGATTACACAGGTCGCTTTCTTGATGGCTGGAAGAACAAGATTACGATTTGGGCAGCGGCCAATCCTCACACTTTTCTTATCGAGGATGACTTTGAAGGCGACGGTCGCCCACTACTCGACTACATGCGCGATGGGGGCCTCGGTTACGGCATAGTTCGTTTCAAAAAAGGGGAAGACTCAGTAACCTTTGAAAGCTGGCCGATCTTTGGACAGTTTAAAGGTGTCGCGTCACACAAACAGCATCCGGGGTTTCCGAAGACGGTGGAGATGCAGTAG
- a CDS encoding ThuA domain-containing protein: MKTLSAIFLSLITLFLFTACSPSAVQEQSNATRILIVVGPSNHAPGTHEVAAGARLIKYCLEHMENVPGFEADVVYAWSEVSQSLDAYASIVFIGDNFPGEHLADSEQAMKDISSMMDRGCGLVCVHYGVGLQNEDMGPDGDHPLLHWMGGYFAAKCDHHQSIARHYDATIEAADSDHPIACGWNTFTLREEPYINIYFGPDNNQLLPGAFAVATSLLPPENPKREIIAWGTERPDTGRGIGITMPHFYKNWLNEDLRKFILNSILWSAKVEVPDDGVQTTLPDLEAFEPESMEFVPKTK, translated from the coding sequence ATGAAAACTCTATCAGCCATTTTCTTATCCCTAATCACCCTCTTTCTCTTCACTGCCTGTTCCCCATCGGCTGTCCAAGAACAGAGCAACGCTACTCGGATCCTCATTGTCGTTGGCCCAAGTAACCATGCTCCTGGGACACACGAAGTCGCCGCTGGGGCCCGATTAATCAAATACTGCCTCGAACACATGGAGAATGTGCCGGGCTTTGAAGCGGATGTGGTGTATGCCTGGTCGGAAGTTTCTCAGTCACTCGATGCATATGCTTCCATCGTATTTATCGGAGACAACTTTCCCGGGGAACATCTGGCGGATTCAGAACAAGCGATGAAGGACATTTCCAGTATGATGGACCGTGGCTGTGGTCTGGTGTGCGTGCACTACGGTGTGGGTCTGCAGAACGAAGACATGGGTCCTGATGGAGATCATCCGCTGCTGCACTGGATGGGCGGCTACTTCGCGGCCAAGTGCGATCACCACCAATCCATTGCCCGCCACTACGATGCCACCATCGAGGCAGCTGATTCAGATCATCCCATCGCTTGCGGATGGAACACATTTACCCTGCGCGAGGAACCGTATATCAATATCTACTTCGGTCCGGATAACAATCAGCTCTTGCCTGGAGCATTTGCTGTGGCAACTTCCCTGCTGCCGCCGGAAAACCCTAAACGTGAAATCATCGCCTGGGGTACCGAACGGCCGGATACCGGGCGCGGAATAGGAATTACCATGCCTCATTTCTACAAGAACTGGCTGAACGAGGACCTGCGAAAGTTTATTCTAAACAGCATCCTCTGGTCGGCTAAAGTGGAAGTTCCTGACGACGGTGTCCAAACCACCCTGCCGGATCTGGAGGCCTTCGAGCCAGAGTCGATGGAGTTTGTACCGAAAACAAAATGA